In Jejubacter calystegiae, the following are encoded in one genomic region:
- a CDS encoding glycoside hydrolase family 43 protein has protein sequence MSTITNPVLKGFHPDPSICRCGEDYYIATSTFEWFPGVRIYHSRDLNNWTLAACPLDRASQLDMRGNPDSGGIWAPCLSYADGLFWLVYTDVKVVDSPWKNGRNYLVTAPSIEGPWSEPIPMGNGGFDPSLFHDSNGRKYYLYRPWGPRHHSDPHCTIVMQEYFPQEQRLSPERRTLFTGTTLRYTEGPHLYQRDGYYYLVVAEGGTSYEHAVVVLRARAPEGPYELHPDTVIMTTWDQPEHPLQKSGHGSLVDTPNGEWFMAYLTSRPLRLPGVPLLAVGGRGYCPLGRETGIARIAWQDGWPYVEGGKHGGVQIQGPETANRDASPDEAWRDDFIDSTLDPALQTLRIPFDDRLGSLSARKGFLRLYGNDSLVSTFAQSTVARRWQHFRFQAETCMQFDPAHFQQSAGVTCYYNTKNWSYFFMDREEGRGRTLKIIQLDRNVPCWHLYEEPIPVPEEVSAVWLRVEVDHLSYHYSYSFDGENWQRVALSFEAWKLSDDYIGGRGFFTGAFVGLHCEDISGDGCHADFDYFSYLPG, from the coding sequence ATGTCCACTATTACCAATCCTGTACTGAAAGGCTTTCATCCCGATCCGTCCATTTGCCGGTGCGGAGAGGATTACTACATTGCCACTTCCACGTTCGAATGGTTCCCCGGCGTACGGATCTATCACTCCAGGGATCTCAACAACTGGACGCTTGCAGCCTGCCCTCTGGATCGCGCATCGCAGCTCGATATGCGGGGTAACCCCGATTCTGGAGGTATCTGGGCACCCTGTCTGAGCTACGCGGATGGTCTGTTCTGGCTGGTATATACCGACGTTAAGGTGGTCGATTCGCCCTGGAAAAACGGACGAAACTACCTGGTGACTGCCCCCTCAATCGAGGGGCCATGGAGCGAACCGATTCCAATGGGTAACGGCGGTTTCGACCCTTCTCTGTTTCACGATAGCAACGGGCGTAAATATTACCTGTATCGCCCCTGGGGACCGCGCCATCATAGCGATCCCCACTGCACGATCGTGATGCAGGAATATTTTCCGCAGGAGCAGCGGTTATCCCCGGAACGTCGAACATTGTTTACCGGTACGACGCTGCGCTATACCGAAGGCCCGCATCTGTACCAGCGTGATGGCTATTACTATCTGGTGGTGGCGGAAGGCGGAACCAGTTATGAGCATGCTGTGGTGGTATTACGGGCCAGAGCGCCGGAAGGCCCTTATGAACTGCATCCTGATACCGTCATTATGACGACCTGGGACCAGCCCGAACATCCATTGCAGAAAAGCGGCCACGGCTCGCTGGTCGATACGCCCAACGGCGAGTGGTTTATGGCCTATCTGACCAGTCGACCCTTACGCTTGCCAGGGGTTCCGCTACTGGCTGTCGGAGGCCGCGGCTACTGCCCACTGGGGCGTGAAACCGGCATTGCCCGGATCGCCTGGCAGGATGGCTGGCCTTATGTAGAAGGGGGAAAACATGGCGGTGTGCAAATCCAGGGGCCGGAAACGGCAAACCGTGATGCATCTCCAGACGAAGCGTGGCGTGATGACTTTATCGATTCGACACTCGATCCTGCACTCCAGACCTTGCGCATTCCATTTGACGATCGCCTGGGGTCGCTGAGTGCCCGTAAGGGCTTTCTGCGTCTATACGGTAATGACTCCCTGGTCTCAACCTTCGCTCAGTCTACCGTCGCCCGGCGCTGGCAGCACTTTCGCTTTCAGGCTGAAACCTGCATGCAGTTCGATCCTGCCCATTTTCAGCAGAGCGCGGGAGTGACCTGTTATTACAACACCAAAAACTGGAGCTACTTCTTTATGGATCGGGAAGAAGGCCGGGGTCGAACGCTGAAGATTATTCAGCTGGATCGTAATGTTCCGTGCTGGCACCTGTATGAAGAACCGATCCCGGTGCCGGAGGAGGTTTCCGCCGTCTGGCTGAGAGTGGAGGTTGATCACCTCAGCTATCACTATAGCTACTCGTTCGATGGTGAAAACTGGCAGCGGGTCGCGCTGAGTTTTGAAGCCTGGAAGCTGTCAGATGATTATATCGGAGGGCGAGGATTCTTTACCGGCGCCTTTGTCGGGCTGCACTGCGAAGATATTAGCGGCGATGGCTGTCACGCTGACTTCGATTATTTTAGTTATTTACCGGGATAA
- a CDS encoding glycoside-pentoside-hexuronide (GPH):cation symporter, which yields MALTLKDKIGYGLGDTACGFVWQATMFLLAYFYTDVFGLSAGVMGTLFLISRILDAVTDPLMGLLVDRTRTRYGQFRPYLLWGAIPFGIVCVMTFYTPDFSQTGKIVYASVTYILLTLVYTFINVPYCAMPGTLTNDPKQRHALQSWRFFLAAAGALAISGIALPLVGLIGKGDERLGYFGAMCVLGITGVVLLYICFFTTRERYQFAPQPGASVTRDLRLLLGNGQWRIMCAFKMMATCSTVVRGGATLYFVKYVMDHPALATQFLLYGSIATMFGSLCSSRLLGRFDRLVAFRWIIGIYSLISLLIFFIPAESIAMLFALNILFLFIFNTTTPLQWLMASDVVDYEESRSGRRLDGLVFSTYLFSLKIGLAIGGALIGWILAAANYSSSAVTQPENVVTSIRLLFCIVPVILYAGMFVMLHLYKLDSRRVEEISRQLEKKRQQQSEAPASSAVAVSS from the coding sequence ATGGCGTTAACGCTGAAAGATAAGATTGGTTACGGTCTGGGGGACACCGCCTGCGGATTTGTCTGGCAGGCAACCATGTTTCTGCTGGCCTATTTCTATACGGATGTCTTTGGCCTGTCGGCTGGAGTGATGGGCACGTTATTTCTGATCTCGCGGATCCTGGATGCTGTCACCGATCCGCTGATGGGACTGCTGGTTGACCGTACCCGAACCCGCTATGGGCAGTTCCGCCCTTATCTGCTCTGGGGCGCGATCCCGTTTGGTATCGTCTGCGTCATGACCTTCTACACGCCCGATTTTTCGCAGACCGGCAAGATAGTTTATGCCAGCGTGACCTATATCCTGCTGACCCTGGTCTATACCTTTATCAATGTTCCCTACTGCGCGATGCCCGGCACGCTTACCAACGATCCCAAACAGCGCCATGCGCTGCAGTCCTGGCGCTTTTTTCTGGCGGCGGCGGGCGCGTTAGCGATTAGCGGTATCGCCTTGCCGTTGGTTGGCCTGATTGGCAAAGGCGATGAGCGGCTGGGGTATTTTGGCGCGATGTGTGTGCTCGGTATTACTGGTGTAGTTCTGCTGTATATCTGCTTTTTCACTACCCGCGAACGCTATCAGTTTGCTCCTCAGCCAGGGGCTTCGGTGACGCGCGATCTTCGATTGCTGTTGGGCAATGGTCAGTGGAGAATTATGTGCGCTTTCAAGATGATGGCGACTTGCTCAACAGTGGTTCGCGGTGGTGCCACCCTCTATTTTGTGAAATATGTGATGGATCATCCTGCGCTGGCAACGCAGTTTCTGCTCTATGGCAGTATTGCCACTATGTTTGGCTCTCTTTGCTCCTCCCGCTTACTCGGGCGTTTCGATCGCCTTGTGGCATTCCGGTGGATCATCGGTATCTATTCATTGATTAGTCTGCTGATTTTCTTTATTCCGGCCGAGAGCATTGCCATGCTTTTTGCCCTGAATATTCTGTTCCTGTTTATCTTTAATACCACCACGCCTCTGCAGTGGCTGATGGCCTCTGATGTGGTTGATTATGAAGAGAGCCGCAGTGGTCGTCGTCTGGACGGTCTGGTGTTTTCCACCTATCTCTTCAGCCTCAAGATCGGTCTTGCGATTGGCGGCGCGCTTATTGGCTGGATCCTGGCCGCTGCCAATTACTCTTCCAGCGCTGTGACCCAGCCGGAGAACGTAGTGACCTCAATCAGGTTACTGTTCTGCATTGTCCCCGTCATTCTCTATGCCGGTATGTTCGTTATGTTGCATCTCTACAAACTGGACAGCCGCAGAGTGGAAGAGATTAGCCGCCAGTTAGAGAAAAAACGCCAGCAGCAGTCGGAAGCGCCAGCCTCCTCTGCGGTTGCAGTTTCCAGTTAA
- a CDS encoding alternative ribosome-rescue factor A, which produces MSRYQHKRGKIQDNALEALLHDPLFRQRIEKNSKGKGSYKRKAKHGGKGWQEASGKQAMRFFTTGLLPLRSQLLLIPSF; this is translated from the coding sequence ATGAGTCGCTATCAGCATAAACGCGGCAAGATTCAGGACAATGCCCTGGAGGCTTTGTTGCACGATCCGCTCTTTCGCCAGCGGATAGAAAAGAACAGCAAGGGCAAGGGGAGCTATAAACGTAAGGCTAAACATGGCGGTAAGGGTTGGCAGGAGGCCAGTGGCAAGCAAGCGATGCGCTTTTTTACCACTGGTCTTCTCCCCCTTCGGTCCCAGCTTCTTCTTATCCCTTCTTTCTGA
- a CDS encoding DUF1992 domain-containing protein encodes MWLIDEWAERHIQEAQRKGELDSLPGSGEPLELDDDSHVPSELRAGYRLLKNAGCLPPELEMRKEAIELADLLKGIHQLHPDYKAVSKRLSLLELRLRQAGISTDFLYGNYADKLRQRLPEE; translated from the coding sequence ATGTGGCTGATTGATGAATGGGCCGAGCGCCATATCCAGGAAGCGCAACGTAAGGGCGAACTGGACTCCCTGCCAGGCAGCGGTGAACCGCTTGAGCTTGATGATGACTCTCATGTTCCCTCTGAGCTACGTGCCGGTTACCGGTTATTAAAGAATGCCGGCTGTCTGCCACCAGAACTGGAAATGCGTAAAGAAGCTATCGAACTTGCTGATTTACTGAAGGGGATCCATCAGTTACACCCGGACTATAAGGCGGTGAGTAAACGTCTTTCCCTGCTGGAACTGCGTCTGCGGCAGGCTGGCATTAGCACCGATTTCCTTTATGGCAACTACGCCGATAAACTACGACAGCGCTTGCCTGAAGAGTAA
- the rplQ gene encoding 50S ribosomal protein L17, with protein sequence MRHRKSGRQLNRNSSHRQAMFRNMAGSLVRHEIIKTTLPKAKELRRVVEPLITLAKTDSVANRRLAFARTRDNEIVAKLFNELGPRFASRAGGYTRILKCGFRAGDNAPMAYIELLDRPEPQAEAAAE encoded by the coding sequence ATGCGCCATCGTAAGAGTGGTCGTCAACTGAACCGCAACAGCAGCCATCGCCAGGCTATGTTCCGCAATATGGCAGGCTCTCTGGTTCGTCATGAGATCATCAAGACGACCCTGCCGAAAGCGAAAGAGCTGCGTCGCGTAGTTGAGCCGCTGATTACTCTTGCCAAGACCGACAGCGTAGCTAATCGTCGTCTGGCATTCGCCCGTACTCGTGATAACGAGATCGTGGCAAAACTGTTTAACGAGCTGGGCCCGCGTTTCGCGAGCCGTGCAGGTGGTTACACTCGCATTCTGAAGTGTGGCTTCCGCGCAGGTGATAACGCACCGATGGCATACATCGAGCTGCTGGATCGCCCTGAGCCGCAAGCAGAAGCTGCTGCAGAGTAA
- a CDS encoding DNA-directed RNA polymerase subunit alpha: MQGSVTEFLKPRLVDIEQVSSTHAKVTLEPLERGFGHTLGNALRRILLSSMPGCAVTEVEIDGVLHEYSTKEGVQEDILEILLNLKGLAVKVQGKDEVILSLNKSGIGPVTAADITHDGDVEIVKPQHVICHLTDENASISMRIKVQRGRGYVPASARIHSEEDERPIGRLLVDACYSPVERIAYNVEAARVEQRTDLDKLVIEMETNGTIDPEEAIRRAATILAEQLEAFVDLRDVRQPEVKEEKPEFDPILLRPVDDLELTVRSANCLKAEAIHYIGDLVQRTEVELLKTPNLGKKSLTEIKDVLASRGLSLGMRLENWPPASIADE, translated from the coding sequence ATGCAGGGTTCTGTGACAGAGTTTCTAAAACCGCGCCTGGTAGATATCGAGCAAGTGAGTTCGACGCACGCCAAGGTGACCCTTGAGCCTTTAGAGCGTGGCTTTGGCCATACTCTGGGTAACGCACTGCGCCGTATTCTGCTTTCATCGATGCCGGGTTGCGCGGTGACCGAGGTTGAGATTGATGGTGTACTTCATGAGTACAGCACCAAAGAAGGCGTTCAGGAAGATATCCTGGAGATCCTGCTCAACCTGAAAGGGCTGGCGGTGAAAGTTCAGGGCAAAGATGAAGTTATTCTTTCTCTGAATAAATCTGGCATTGGCCCTGTAACCGCAGCCGATATCACCCATGACGGTGATGTCGAAATCGTCAAGCCGCAGCATGTGATCTGCCACCTGACCGATGAAAACGCATCTATTAGCATGCGTATCAAAGTTCAGCGCGGCCGTGGTTATGTTCCGGCGTCTGCCCGAATTCATTCGGAAGAAGATGAGCGCCCGATCGGTCGTCTGCTGGTCGACGCCTGCTACAGCCCTGTAGAGCGTATTGCCTACAATGTTGAAGCAGCGCGTGTTGAGCAGCGTACCGACCTGGACAAGCTGGTCATCGAAATGGAAACCAACGGCACTATCGATCCTGAAGAGGCGATTCGTCGTGCGGCAACCATCCTGGCCGAACAACTGGAAGCTTTCGTTGACCTGCGTGATGTACGTCAGCCGGAAGTGAAAGAAGAGAAACCAGAATTCGATCCGATCCTGCTGCGCCCTGTTGACGATCTGGAATTGACTGTCCGCTCTGCTAACTGCCTTAAGGCAGAAGCTATCCACTACATCGGTGATCTGGTACAGCGTACCGAGGTTGAGCTGCTTAAAACGCCTAACCTGGGTAAAAAATCTCTTACCGAGATTAAAGACGTGCTGGCCTCTCGTGGTCTGTCTCTGGGCATGCGCCTGGAAAACTGGCCGCCGGCAAGCATTGCTGACGAATAA
- the rpsD gene encoding 30S ribosomal protein S4 codes for MARYLGPKLKLSRREGTDLFLKSGVRAIDTKCKIEQAPGQHGARKPRLSDYGVQLREKQKVRRMYGVLERQFRNYYKEAARLKGNTGENLLALLEGRLDNVVYRMGFGATRAEARQLVSHKAIMVNGRVVNIASYQVRPSDVVCVREKAKKQSRVKAALELAEQREKPTWLEVDAGKMEGTFKRKPERSDLSADINEHLIVELYSK; via the coding sequence ATGGCAAGATATTTGGGTCCTAAGCTCAAGCTGAGCCGTCGCGAGGGCACAGACCTGTTCCTTAAGTCTGGCGTTCGCGCGATCGATACCAAGTGTAAAATTGAACAGGCTCCTGGCCAGCACGGTGCGCGTAAACCGCGTCTGTCTGACTATGGTGTACAGTTACGTGAGAAGCAGAAAGTTCGCCGTATGTATGGCGTTCTGGAACGTCAGTTCCGTAACTACTACAAAGAAGCAGCGCGTCTGAAAGGCAACACCGGTGAAAACCTGCTGGCTCTGCTGGAAGGTCGTCTGGACAACGTTGTATACCGTATGGGTTTTGGTGCCACTCGTGCAGAAGCACGTCAGCTGGTAAGCCACAAAGCTATCATGGTAAACGGTCGTGTTGTTAACATCGCTTCTTATCAGGTTAGACCGAGCGACGTTGTATGCGTACGTGAGAAAGCTAAAAAGCAGTCTCGCGTTAAGGCCGCTCTGGAGCTGGCCGAGCAGCGTGAAAAGCCTACCTGGCTGGAAGTTGATGCTGGCAAGATGGAAGGCACGTTCAAGCGTAAGCCGGAGCGTTCTGATCTGTCTGCGGACATTAACGAACACCTGATCGTCGAGCTTTACTCCAAGTAA
- the rpsK gene encoding 30S ribosomal protein S11, which yields MAKAPIRARKRVRKQVSDGVAHIHASFNNTIVTITDRQGNALGWATAGGSGFRGSRKSTPFAAQVAAERCAEAVKDYGIKNLEVMVKGPGPGRESTIRALNAAGFRITNITDVTPIPHNGCRPPKKRRV from the coding sequence ATGGCAAAGGCACCTATTCGTGCACGTAAGCGTGTAAGAAAGCAAGTCTCTGACGGCGTGGCTCATATCCATGCTTCTTTCAACAACACCATCGTTACCATTACTGATCGTCAGGGTAACGCTCTGGGTTGGGCAACTGCCGGTGGTTCCGGTTTCCGTGGTTCTCGTAAATCTACGCCGTTCGCAGCTCAGGTAGCAGCAGAGCGTTGCGCAGAAGCCGTGAAAGATTACGGTATCAAGAACCTGGAAGTTATGGTTAAGGGACCGGGTCCGGGCCGCGAATCTACCATTCGTGCTCTGAACGCCGCTGGTTTCCGCATCACGAACATTACTGATGTGACTCCGATCCCTCACAACGGTTGTCGTCCGCCGAAAAAACGTCGCGTATAA
- the rpsM gene encoding 30S ribosomal protein S13, translated as MARIAGINIPDHKHAVIALTAIYGVGKTRSKAICAAAGIAEDVKISELSEEQIDTLRNEVGNFVVEGDLRREVTLSIKRLMDLGCYRGLRHRRGLPVRGQRTKTNARTRKGPRKPIKK; from the coding sequence GTGGCCCGTATAGCAGGCATTAACATTCCTGATCACAAACATGCTGTAATCGCGTTAACCGCTATTTATGGCGTCGGCAAAACCCGCTCCAAGGCCATCTGTGCCGCTGCGGGCATCGCTGAAGATGTTAAGATCAGTGAGCTGTCTGAAGAACAGATCGACACGCTGCGTAACGAAGTAGGTAATTTCGTCGTAGAAGGTGATTTGCGCCGTGAAGTAACCCTGAGCATCAAGCGTCTGATGGACCTTGGTTGCTACCGTGGTTTGCGTCATCGTCGTGGTCTGCCGGTTCGCGGTCAGCGTACCAAGACCAACGCACGTACCCGTAAGGGTCCGCGTAAACCGATCAAGAAATAA
- the rpmJ gene encoding 50S ribosomal protein L36: protein MKVRASVKKLCRNCKIVKRDGVIRVICSAEPKHKQRQG from the coding sequence ATGAAAGTTCGTGCTTCCGTCAAGAAATTATGCCGTAACTGCAAAATCGTTAAGCGTGATGGTGTCATCCGCGTGATTTGCAGTGCCGAGCCGAAGCATAAACAGCGTCAAGGCTGA
- the secY gene encoding preprotein translocase subunit SecY — translation MAKQPGLDFQSAKGGLGELKRRLLFVIGALIVFRIGSFIPIPGIDAAVLAKLLDQQRGTIIEMFNMFSGGALSRASIFALGIMPYISASIIIQLLTVVHPALAELKKEGEAGRRKISQYTRYGTLVLAIFQSVGIATGLPNMPGMQGLVINPGFAFYFTAVVSLVTGTMFLMWLGEQITERGIGNGISIIIFAGIVAGLPPAIAHTIEQARQGDLHFLLLLLVAVLVFAVTFFVVFVERGQRRIVVNYAKRQQGRRVYAAQSTHLPLKVNMAGVIPAIFASSIILFPATIASWFGGGTGWNWLTTISLYLQPGQPLYVLLYASAIIFFCFFYTALVFNPRETADNLKKSGAFVPGIRPGEQTAKYIDKVMTRLTLVGALYITFICLIPEFMRDAMKVPFYFGGTSLLIVVVVIMDFMAQVQTLMMSSQYESALKKANLKGYGR, via the coding sequence ATGGCAAAGCAACCGGGATTAGATTTTCAAAGTGCTAAAGGCGGCCTCGGCGAGCTGAAACGCAGACTTCTGTTTGTTATCGGTGCGCTGATCGTGTTCCGTATTGGCTCTTTTATTCCGATCCCTGGTATTGATGCCGCTGTACTTGCCAAACTGCTCGATCAACAGCGTGGCACCATCATTGAAATGTTCAACATGTTCTCTGGTGGTGCCCTGAGCCGTGCTTCTATCTTCGCGCTGGGTATCATGCCGTATATTTCGGCATCGATTATTATCCAACTGCTGACGGTGGTTCATCCCGCCCTGGCTGAGCTGAAGAAAGAAGGGGAGGCTGGCCGTCGTAAGATTAGCCAGTACACCCGTTACGGAACGTTGGTGTTAGCGATATTCCAGTCGGTCGGTATTGCGACCGGTCTGCCGAATATGCCTGGGATGCAGGGTCTGGTGATTAATCCGGGCTTTGCGTTCTATTTCACCGCTGTTGTTAGTCTGGTCACGGGAACCATGTTCCTGATGTGGCTTGGCGAACAGATTACAGAGCGGGGTATCGGTAACGGTATCTCAATCATAATCTTCGCGGGTATTGTCGCGGGTCTTCCGCCGGCGATCGCCCACACTATCGAGCAGGCGCGGCAGGGCGACCTGCACTTCCTCCTGTTGCTGTTGGTTGCAGTATTGGTATTCGCCGTGACCTTCTTCGTGGTGTTTGTTGAACGTGGTCAACGCCGCATTGTGGTGAACTACGCCAAACGCCAGCAGGGCCGCCGCGTCTATGCTGCACAGAGCACACATTTACCGCTGAAAGTGAATATGGCAGGGGTCATCCCGGCAATCTTCGCTTCCAGTATTATTCTGTTCCCGGCGACCATCGCGTCGTGGTTCGGGGGCGGAACGGGTTGGAACTGGCTGACAACAATTTCGCTGTATTTGCAGCCTGGGCAACCGCTTTATGTGTTACTCTATGCGTCTGCAATCATCTTCTTCTGTTTCTTCTACACGGCGTTGGTTTTCAACCCGCGTGAAACAGCAGATAACCTGAAGAAGTCCGGTGCATTTGTACCAGGAATTCGTCCGGGAGAGCAAACGGCGAAGTATATCGATAAAGTAATGACCCGCTTGACCCTGGTCGGCGCGCTTTACATTACCTTTATCTGCCTGATCCCGGAGTTCATGCGTGATGCGATGAAAGTGCCGTTCTACTTCGGTGGGACCTCACTGCTTATTGTCGTCGTGGTCATCATGGACTTTATGGCTCAAGTGCAAACTCTGATGATGTCCAGTCAGTACGAGTCTGCATTGAAGAAGGCGAACCTGAAAGGCTACGGTCGTTAA
- the rplO gene encoding 50S ribosomal protein L15 — translation MRLNTLSPAEGSKREGKRLGRGIGSGLGKTSGRGHKGQKSRSGGGVRRGFEGGQMPLYRRLPKFGFTSRKAMVTAEVRLSDLAKVEGDVVDLNTLKAANIIGIQIEFAKVILAGEVTRPVTVRGLRVTKGARAAIEAAGGKIEE, via the coding sequence ATGCGTTTAAATACTCTGTCTCCGGCCGAGGGCTCCAAGCGCGAAGGTAAGCGTCTGGGTCGTGGTATCGGTTCAGGCCTCGGTAAAACCAGTGGTCGTGGTCACAAAGGTCAGAAGTCTCGTTCTGGCGGTGGCGTACGTCGCGGTTTCGAGGGTGGCCAGATGCCGCTGTACCGTCGTCTGCCGAAGTTCGGCTTCACCTCTCGCAAAGCTATGGTTACCGCAGAAGTTCGTCTGTCTGACCTGGCTAAAGTGGAAGGCGACGTAGTTGACCTGAACACGCTGAAAGCAGCTAACATTATCGGCATCCAGATCGAGTTCGCGAAAGTGATCCTGGCTGGTGAGGTAACTCGTCCGGTAACCGTTCGCGGTCTGCGTGTCACCAAAGGTGCGCGTGCTGCTATCGAAGCTGCTGGCGGTAAAATCGAGGAATAA
- the rpmD gene encoding 50S ribosomal protein L30: protein MAKTIKITQTRSAIGRLPKHKATLLGLGLRRIGHTVEREDTPAVRGMVNAVSFMVKVEE from the coding sequence ATGGCAAAGACTATTAAAATCACTCAAACCCGCAGCGCTATCGGTCGTTTGCCGAAACATAAGGCAACGCTGCTTGGCCTGGGTCTGCGTCGTATTGGTCACACCGTAGAGCGTGAGGATACTCCTGCTGTACGCGGTATGGTCAACGCGGTTTCCTTCATGGTTAAAGTTGAGGAGTAA
- the rpsE gene encoding 30S ribosomal protein S5 translates to MAHIEKQAGELQEKLIAVNRVSKTVKGGRIFSFTALTVVGDGNGRVGFGYGKAREVPAAIQKAMEKARRNMINVALNNATLQHPVKGVHTGSRVFMQPASEGTGIIAGGAMRAVLEVAGVHNVLAKAYGSTNPINVVRATIDGLENMNSPEMVAAKRGKSVEEILG, encoded by the coding sequence ATGGCTCACATCGAAAAACAAGCTGGCGAACTGCAGGAAAAGCTGATCGCGGTGAACCGCGTATCTAAGACTGTTAAAGGTGGCCGTATTTTCTCCTTCACCGCTCTGACTGTAGTGGGTGATGGTAACGGTCGCGTAGGTTTTGGTTACGGTAAAGCCCGTGAAGTTCCGGCAGCGATCCAGAAAGCGATGGAAAAAGCCCGTCGCAACATGATTAACGTCGCGCTGAACAACGCTACCCTGCAGCACCCGGTTAAAGGTGTTCACACGGGTTCTCGCGTGTTCATGCAGCCGGCTTCTGAAGGTACCGGTATCATCGCCGGTGGTGCAATGCGCGCCGTCCTGGAAGTCGCTGGGGTTCATAACGTTCTGGCTAAGGCCTATGGTTCCACTAACCCGATCAACGTGGTTCGTGCAACCATCGATGGTCTGGAGAACATGAATTCCCCGGAAATGGTCGCTGCCAAGCGTGGTAAATCCGTTGAAGAAATTCTGGGGTAA
- the rplR gene encoding 50S ribosomal protein L18, which translates to MDKKSARIRRATRARRKLNELGATRLVVHRTPRHIYAQVIAPNGSEVLVAASTVEKAISEQLKYTGNKDAAAAVGKAVAERALEKGIKDVSFDRSGFQYHGRVQALADAAREAGLQF; encoded by the coding sequence ATGGATAAGAAATCTGCTCGTATCCGTCGTGCGACCCGCGCACGCCGCAAGCTCAATGAGCTGGGTGCGACTCGCCTGGTGGTACATCGTACCCCGCGTCATATTTACGCCCAGGTAATCGCACCGAACGGTTCTGAAGTTTTGGTAGCCGCTTCTACTGTAGAAAAAGCTATCTCTGAGCAACTGAAGTACACCGGAAACAAAGACGCTGCCGCCGCTGTCGGTAAAGCTGTCGCTGAGCGCGCTCTGGAAAAAGGCATCAAAGATGTTTCTTTCGACCGCTCTGGTTTCCAATATCATGGTCGTGTCCAGGCACTGGCAGATGCTGCCCGTGAAGCTGGCCTTCAGTTCTAA
- the rplF gene encoding 50S ribosomal protein L6 encodes MSRVAKAPVVIPAGVDVKINGQVITIKGKNGELTRTINDAVEVKNADNALTFGPRDGFTDGWAQAGTARALLNSMVIGVTEGFTKKLQLVGVGYRAAVKGNVLNLSLGYSHPIDHQLPAGVTAECPTQTEIVLKGADKQVIGQVAADVRAYRRPEPYKGKGVRYADEVVRTKEAKKK; translated from the coding sequence ATGTCTCGTGTTGCTAAAGCACCGGTCGTTATTCCTGCCGGCGTTGACGTTAAAATCAACGGTCAGGTTATTACGATCAAAGGTAAAAACGGCGAGCTGACTCGTACTATCAACGATGCTGTTGAAGTGAAGAATGCCGACAATGCGCTGACCTTCGGTCCGCGTGACGGCTTCACTGATGGCTGGGCACAGGCGGGTACCGCTCGTGCACTGCTGAACTCAATGGTTATCGGTGTTACCGAAGGCTTCACTAAGAAGCTGCAGCTGGTTGGTGTAGGTTATCGTGCAGCGGTTAAAGGCAATGTGCTGAACCTGTCTCTGGGTTACTCACATCCGATTGACCATCAGCTGCCGGCAGGCGTTACTGCTGAATGTCCGACTCAGACTGAAATCGTGCTGAAAGGCGCTGATAAGCAGGTGATCGGCCAGGTTGCTGCTGACGTGCGCGCCTACCGTCGTCCTGAGCCGTATAAAGGCAAGGGTGTTCGTTACGCCGACGAAGTCGTGCGTACCAAAGAGGCTAAGAAGAAGTAA
- the rpsH gene encoding 30S ribosomal protein S8 codes for MSMQDPIADMLTRIRNGQAANKVAVTMPSSKLKVAIAKVLKEEGYIEDFKTEGDTKPELELTLKYFQGKAVVESIQRVSRPGLRIYKRKDELPKVMAGLGIAVVSTSKGVMTDRAARQAGLGGEIICYVA; via the coding sequence ATGAGCATGCAAGATCCGATCGCGGATATGCTGACCCGTATCCGTAACGGTCAGGCCGCGAACAAAGTTGCGGTCACCATGCCTTCCTCCAAGCTGAAAGTGGCAATTGCCAAAGTGCTGAAGGAAGAAGGTTATATCGAAGATTTTAAAACTGAAGGCGACACTAAGCCTGAACTGGAACTGACTCTTAAGTATTTCCAGGGCAAGGCTGTGGTAGAGAGCATTCAGCGTGTCAGCCGCCCGGGCCTGCGCATCTATAAGCGAAAAGATGAGCTGCCGAAAGTTATGGCCGGTCTGGGTATTGCTGTCGTTTCTACCTCTAAAGGTGTTATGACCGATCGTGCAGCGCGCCAGGCTGGTCTTGGTGGCGAAATTATCTGCTACGTAGCCTAA